A window of the Phaseolus vulgaris cultivar G19833 chromosome 5, P. vulgaris v2.0, whole genome shotgun sequence genome harbors these coding sequences:
- the LOC137835277 gene encoding lipoyl synthase 2, mitochondrial, protein MMMYSRIRSLGANIKCAARLFCSSSATTPVAPSQIPQTLAGLRARLEEESPSLSDFISLRSESAYSVEVGTKKKPIPKPRWMKEAVPGGEKYVQIKKKLRELKLHTVCEEARCPNLGECWSGGETGTATATIMILGDTCTRGCRFCNVKTSRTPPPPDPDEPTNVAEAIASWGLDYVVITSVDRDDLPDQGSGHFTETVQKLKALKPNMLIEALVPDFRGDADCVEKVAKSGLDVFAHNIETVEELQNVVRDHRANFKQSLDVLMMAKEYASAGTLTKTSIMLGCGETPDQVVKTMEKVRAAGVDVMTFGQYMRPSKRHMPVSEYVTPEAFNKYQTLGMEMGFRYVASGPMVRSSYKAGEFYIKSMIESDRAASPSN, encoded by the exons ATGATGATGTATTCACGGATTAGAAGCCTTGGTGCAAACATCAAATGCGCCGCGAGACTCTTCTGTTCATCATCCGCTACCACTCCGGTGGCGCCGTCGCAAATCCCGCAGACTCTGGCGGGGCTCCGGGCGCGGCTGGAGGAGGAATCACCGTCGCTATCGGACTTCATCTCGCTGAGATCGGAGAGCGCGTACTCGGTAGAGGTCGGGACTAAGAAGAAGCCGATTCCGAAGCCGAGGTGGATGAAGGAGGCCGTTCCCGGCGGCGAGAAGTACGTGCAGATCAAGAAGAAGCTCCGCGAATTGAAGCTTCACACTGTTTGCGAGGAGGCTCGTTGCCCTAATTTGGGCGAGTGCTGGTCCGGCGGCGAGACCGGCACTGCTACGGCAACTATCATGATTCTCGGTGACACTTGTACTCGAGGTTGCAG ATTTTGTAATGTTAAGACATCGAGGACTCCTCCACCTCCTGACCCTGATGAGCCTACCAATGTGGCTGAAGCAATTGCGTCATGGGGTCTAGATTATGTGGTTATAACAAGTGTTGACCGTGACGATTTACCTGATCAAGGGAGTGGTCATTTTACTGAAACAGTGCAGAAGCTGAAGGCACTGAAGCCTAATATGCTGATAGAAGCCCTAG TTCCAGATTTTCGAGGAGATGCTGACTGTGTAGAGAAAGTTGCTAAATCAGGATTAGATGTCTTTGCACATAACATTGAGACAGTTGAAGAGCTACAGAATGTTGTACGGGATCATCGTGCTAATTTTAAGCAGTCCTTAGATGTTCTAATGATGGCCAAGGAATATGCTTCTGCTGGAACACTCACTAAGACTTCAATAATGTTAGGTTGTGGGGAAACACCTGACCAGGTTGTGAAGACAATGGAGAAGGTGAGAGCGGCTGGAGTTGACGTGATGACATTTGGGCAGTACATGAGACCTTCAAAGCGTCATATGCCGGTGTCTGAATATGTTACACCAGAGGCCTTTAATAAGTATCAGACTCTTGGCATGGAAATG GGCTTTCGATATGTGGCATCTGGGCCCATGGTGAGGTCTTCATACAAGGCTGGTGAATTCTATATTAAATCCATGATTGAATCAGATCGAGCTGCATCTCCCTCAAACTGA
- the LOC137834449 gene encoding protein GRIM REAPER yields the protein MEYFTRNQSLNCKDIPIIITSSSYSNYQPKLIFFTMANAILKLTTVLILLIFSTLHDSHFASSTDVDEDHEDINEEEEEEYVLDTRIPHLGPRSRFLATIIKKGRQCNLETNNICNGVRANKGRDLLFCCKKHCRNVLSDKNNCKVCGNKCKLGQRCCDGVCTNVLSNASHCGKCNKKCSPGDSCGSGVCGYA from the coding sequence ATGGAGTATTTCAcgagaaaccaaagtttaaatTGCAAAGATATTCCCATAATCATCACAAGCTCTAGTTATAGCAACTATCAACCTAAACTCATATTCTTCACTATGGCCAACGCAATCCTAAAGCTCACAACAGTTCTCATTCTGCTAATTTTTTCCACCCTGCATGATTCTCACTTTGCTTCTTCAACTGATGTAGATGAAGATCATGAGGACATAAacgaagaggaggaagaagagtaTGTTCTTGACACCCGAATACCCCATCTGGGACCAAGAAGCAGATTCTTGGCCACCATAATAAAGAAAGGAAGACAGTGTAATCTTGAGACTAATAACATCTGCAATGGGGTTCGAGCAAACAAGGGGAGGGACCTACTTTTCTGCTGCAAGAAGCATTGTCGCAATGTTCTTAGTGACAAGAACAACTGCAAGGTGTGTGGCAACAAGTGCAAGCTAGGACAAAGATGCTGTGATGGAGTTTGTACCAATGTTTTGTCCAATGCTAGTCACTGTGGCAAGTGCAACAAGAAGTGTTCACCTGGTGATTCATGTGGGAGTGGAGTTTGTGGGTATGCATGA